A single Desulfobaculum bizertense DSM 18034 DNA region contains:
- a CDS encoding thiamine pyrophosphate-dependent enzyme — MVRLEDYGDFETSWCPGCGNFGIRQAIMQALVAQNLAPHEVMMVSGIGQAAKMPHYLNINFHNGLHGRALPVAQGAHLANPGMKLLVCSGDGCNYGEGGNHFLAAARRNMDITLLAHDNQIYGLTKGQASPTTMFGQKTKTQPQGVPSHPFNPIAVAISMGIGFVARAFSGMPDHLAALIQKGMEYRGFALIDILQPCVSFNKVNTHAWYKERCYELPETYDPYDRAQALRKAFEFEERIPLGVIYRHSGPPYDDISSQVPAQPLATHMPDHQGLVRVLQSYR, encoded by the coding sequence ATGGTTCGTCTCGAAGATTATGGCGATTTTGAAACATCATGGTGCCCTGGTTGTGGCAATTTTGGTATTCGGCAGGCCATTATGCAGGCCCTTGTTGCCCAGAATCTTGCCCCGCATGAGGTCATGATGGTTTCCGGGATTGGGCAGGCGGCAAAGATGCCTCACTATTTGAATATTAATTTTCACAATGGCCTGCATGGGCGTGCTTTGCCCGTTGCGCAGGGGGCACATCTCGCGAACCCCGGCATGAAGCTTTTGGTATGCAGTGGCGATGGGTGCAATTACGGCGAAGGTGGGAATCATTTTCTCGCTGCGGCCCGGCGCAACATGGACATAACACTTCTTGCCCACGACAATCAGATTTATGGTCTCACAAAGGGGCAGGCGAGTCCGACAACAATGTTTGGGCAGAAGACCAAGACGCAGCCTCAGGGGGTTCCCTCTCATCCGTTTAACCCCATTGCCGTTGCTATTTCTATGGGAATTGGCTTTGTCGCGCGTGCCTTTTCCGGTATGCCCGATCATCTCGCAGCGCTTATTCAGAAGGGTATGGAGTATCGTGGTTTTGCCTTGATTGATATTCTCCAGCCCTGTGTTTCTTTCAACAAGGTCAACACCCATGCGTGGTACAAGGAGCGGTGTTACGAGTTGCCAGAAACCTATGACCCCTATGATCGCGCGCAGGCCTTACGCAAAGCTTTTGAGTTTGAGGAGCGTATTCCTCTTGGTGTGATTTATCGTCACAGTGGGCCGCCCTATGACGACATTTCATCGCAGGTTCCGGCTCAGCCTCTTGCCACGCATATGCCTGACCATCAGGGACTGGTGCGTGTATTACAGTCATACAGGTAG
- a CDS encoding 2-oxoacid:acceptor oxidoreductase subunit alpha: protein MSDKLVTILVGGAAGQGLATVGQLLSKSLSRSGYHVSVTQVYMSRIRGGFNTFAIRAGAECTNAPDELADIVIALNQEAVEQCASTLRPGGLLVLGDGLDPQGHRSIRIPLASLAPKPIYYNVAGSAVVGALIGIPQIEIAQLLEESFSRKGEDIVKQNLDVLRDSYAWALGQEIACRPLPESPEIPWLLMNGNEAIALGALAGGCNFCSFYPMTPGTSIAQTLISKGAELGVVVEQVEDEIAALNMAQGASYAGARAIVPTSGGGFALMTEAMSLAGVAETPVVAAIAQRPGPATGLPTHTEQADLNLALYAGHGEFPRAILTPGTVEECFQAGFQAMNLAEKYQTPVVILTDQYLADNIHTVEAFDLEALPPLHRPAEHSEFPEGAYQRYALTESGISPRLIPGFGPHCVVADSHEHLESGKITEDPVMRNAQNEKRMRKEQGMLAEALSPVCAGDEHPDLLLVGWGSSLGAIKESAELLREQNVRVAVMHFRQVWPLPTRKLLDWASRARVTVCVESNITGQFAGLVRKVCGLDFDLRILRYDGLPLTAGYIYRALDTSDLQLEQRG from the coding sequence ATGTCAGACAAGCTCGTCACGATTCTTGTGGGCGGAGCCGCTGGGCAGGGCCTTGCGACCGTTGGGCAGCTTTTGTCAAAAAGTCTGTCTCGTAGCGGTTACCACGTGTCCGTAACGCAGGTGTATATGTCGAGGATTCGAGGTGGATTCAATACCTTTGCCATACGGGCCGGAGCAGAGTGCACAAATGCCCCTGATGAGCTTGCGGATATTGTTATTGCTTTGAATCAGGAAGCTGTGGAGCAGTGCGCGTCGACCTTGCGTCCCGGAGGGCTTCTTGTCCTTGGCGATGGACTCGATCCGCAAGGGCACAGGAGTATACGAATCCCGCTGGCCTCGCTTGCTCCAAAGCCTATCTATTATAATGTGGCGGGCAGTGCGGTTGTCGGGGCGTTAATTGGGATTCCTCAGATTGAGATCGCTCAGCTTTTGGAAGAAAGCTTTTCCCGGAAAGGTGAGGATATCGTTAAGCAGAATTTGGATGTCTTACGCGATTCTTATGCGTGGGCGCTTGGGCAGGAGATAGCCTGCCGTCCATTACCAGAGTCTCCAGAAATTCCGTGGCTTCTTATGAATGGTAATGAAGCTATTGCGCTTGGGGCTTTGGCTGGTGGCTGCAATTTCTGTTCGTTTTATCCCATGACACCGGGGACTTCCATTGCCCAGACGCTTATAAGCAAAGGGGCTGAGCTTGGTGTTGTGGTTGAACAGGTTGAGGATGAGATTGCGGCTCTCAACATGGCTCAGGGGGCATCTTATGCCGGTGCTCGAGCCATTGTCCCGACGTCTGGTGGTGGCTTTGCGCTTATGACCGAGGCAATGAGTCTCGCGGGAGTTGCAGAGACTCCTGTCGTTGCGGCCATTGCGCAGCGGCCCGGGCCTGCGACAGGGCTTCCGACGCATACAGAGCAGGCTGACCTCAATCTTGCGCTCTATGCCGGGCATGGCGAGTTTCCCCGCGCAATTTTGACTCCCGGGACTGTTGAGGAATGTTTTCAGGCTGGTTTTCAGGCGATGAATCTTGCCGAGAAGTATCAGACTCCAGTTGTCATTCTTACAGACCAGTACTTAGCTGACAATATCCATACTGTTGAGGCTTTTGATCTTGAGGCGCTTCCGCCTCTTCATCGTCCAGCCGAGCACTCAGAGTTTCCAGAGGGAGCGTATCAGCGTTATGCACTCACAGAATCAGGTATTTCTCCTCGGCTTATCCCCGGATTTGGTCCGCATTGTGTCGTTGCTGATTCTCACGAGCACTTGGAGAGCGGCAAGATTACCGAGGACCCCGTGATGCGCAACGCCCAGAATGAGAAGCGGATGCGCAAGGAGCAGGGGATGTTGGCTGAGGCACTTAGCCCTGTGTGTGCCGGAGATGAGCATCCAGACCTTTTACTCGTTGGCTGGGGTTCCTCTCTTGGTGCAATCAAGGAATCCGCAGAGCTTTTGCGCGAGCAGAATGTCAGGGTTGCGGTGATGCATTTTCGGCAGGTCTGGCCCCTCCCAACAAGAAAACTTTTGGACTGGGCCTCTCGCGCTCGTGTCACCGTATGTGTAGAGAGCAATATCACTGGGCAGTTTGCCGGGCTTGTGCGCAAGGTGTGTGGGCTTGATTTTGATCTCAGGATTTTGCGCTATGATGGCTTGCCGCTGACAGCAGGCTACATTTATCGAGCGCTTGATACGTCTGACCTTCAACTGGAGCAGAGGGGGTAG
- the glpX gene encoding class II fructose-bisphosphatase, translating to MEAPDRNLALDLVRITEAAALSSGRWLGKGDKEAGDQAAVDAMRLSFNSLPIDGTVIIGEGEKDKAPMLYNGEHVGAGGALKVDVAVDPVEGTNLLAYGRPNAISVVGVAPKGTMFNPGPSFYMQKLVVPAAAKDVVHLDAPVKDNLTNIAKALDKDVNDLVVFVLDKPRHKQLISEIRATGARIQLHTDGDVAGSLMAIDPRSEVDLMMGTGGTPEGVLSACAIRAMGGEMLARLDPRSKKEEQALIDAGIDIREIYTVRTLVKTDDTFFAATGISGGTFLKGVTYTGQGATTHSLVMRGKTGTIRYIDAQHKWDKLMRFSSVKYD from the coding sequence GTGGAAGCTCCTGATCGCAATCTCGCATTGGATCTGGTCCGCATTACGGAAGCAGCAGCGCTGTCTTCTGGCCGTTGGCTTGGTAAAGGCGACAAAGAAGCCGGAGACCAGGCAGCTGTCGACGCAATGCGCCTCTCTTTTAACTCCCTCCCCATTGATGGCACCGTCATCATCGGCGAAGGAGAAAAAGACAAGGCACCGATGCTCTACAATGGTGAGCATGTCGGCGCTGGTGGAGCCCTCAAAGTTGACGTCGCTGTCGACCCCGTTGAAGGTACCAACCTTCTCGCCTACGGCCGCCCCAACGCAATTTCCGTCGTTGGCGTAGCTCCCAAAGGCACCATGTTTAACCCCGGTCCCAGCTTCTACATGCAGAAGCTCGTTGTCCCCGCAGCAGCAAAAGACGTCGTTCACCTCGACGCTCCTGTGAAAGACAACCTGACCAACATCGCAAAGGCTCTCGACAAAGACGTTAACGACCTCGTCGTTTTCGTCCTCGACAAGCCCCGACACAAGCAGCTTATCTCTGAGATTCGCGCAACTGGCGCCCGTATTCAGCTCCACACCGACGGCGACGTCGCTGGCTCCCTTATGGCCATCGACCCCCGCTCCGAAGTCGACCTGATGATGGGCACCGGCGGTACCCCAGAAGGCGTTCTCTCCGCTTGCGCTATCCGCGCTATGGGCGGCGAAATGCTCGCCCGTCTCGACCCCCGCTCCAAAAAAGAAGAGCAGGCTCTCATTGACGCCGGTATCGACATCCGCGAAATCTACACCGTTCGCACCCTCGTCAAAACCGACGACACCTTCTTCGCCGCTACCGGTATCTCCGGCGGCACCTTCCTGAAAGGCGTGACCTACACTGGTCAGGGCGCGACCACCCACTCTCTCGTTATGCGTGGCAAAACCGGCACAATCCGGTACATCGACGCACAGCATAAGTGGGATAAGCTCATGCGATTCTCTTCCGTAAAATACGACTAG